A window from Pseudomonas alloputida encodes these proteins:
- a CDS encoding SDR family oxidoreductase: protein MENVIVITGGSRGIGAATALLAARQGYRICINYHADDQAAEAILSQVRALGAEAIAVRADVSVEDEIIQLFLRVDDELGPVTALVNNAGTIGQQSRVEDMSEFRLLNVMKTNVVGPMLCAKHALLRMARRHGGQGGAIVNVSSVAARLGSPNEYVDYAASKGALDTFTIGLAKEVAGEGVRVNGVRPGYIHTGFHALSGDPDRVSKLEPGLPMGRGGRPEEVAEAILWLLSDKASYATGSLIDLGGGR, encoded by the coding sequence ATGGAGAACGTCATTGTCATCACCGGCGGCAGCCGCGGTATCGGCGCCGCCACTGCGCTGCTGGCCGCCCGCCAGGGCTACCGCATCTGCATCAATTATCACGCCGATGACCAGGCCGCCGAAGCCATCCTCAGCCAGGTCCGCGCCCTGGGCGCCGAAGCCATCGCGGTGCGCGCCGACGTCAGCGTCGAAGATGAAATCATCCAGCTGTTCCTACGCGTCGACGACGAGCTCGGCCCCGTCACCGCACTGGTCAACAACGCCGGCACCATCGGCCAGCAGAGCAGGGTCGAGGACATGTCCGAGTTCCGGCTACTGAACGTCATGAAGACCAACGTCGTCGGCCCCATGCTCTGCGCCAAGCACGCCCTGCTGCGCATGGCGCGCCGGCATGGCGGGCAAGGCGGGGCCATCGTCAACGTATCATCGGTAGCCGCACGCCTGGGTTCGCCCAACGAATATGTCGACTATGCCGCCTCCAAGGGCGCGCTCGACACCTTCACCATCGGCCTGGCCAAAGAAGTGGCAGGCGAGGGCGTGCGCGTCAATGGCGTACGACCAGGCTATATCCATACCGGTTTCCATGCGCTTTCGGGTGACCCGGACCGCGTCAGCAAGCTCGAACCTGGCTTGCCCATGGGCCGAGGGGGGCGTCCCGAGGAAGTGGCCGAGGCCATCCTCTGGTTGCTTTCGGACAAAGCCTCCTATGCCACCGGCAGCCTCATCGACCTGGGCGGCGGGCGCTGA
- a CDS encoding IS4-like element ISPpu8 family transposase: MAKLALEQAIAPEWVDQVFEEHRQRQYSRELLFSTIIKLMSLVSLGLKPSLHAAARQLDDLPVSLAALYDKISRTEPALLRALVTGCAQRLAPTIHELGCSAMLPDWQVRVVDGSHLASTEKRLGALRQERGAARPGFSVVVYDPDLDQVIDLQPCEDAYASERVCVLPLLAEAKTNQVWIADRLYCTLPVMEACEQVKTSFVIRQQAKHPRLIQEGEWQAPMPVATGTVREQSIEVKGGHRWRRVELTLHSPNDSGDNSLMFWSNLPESISAQQIADFYRRRWSIEGMFQRLEAILESEIETLGSPRAALLGFTTAVLAYNVLALLKRSVEQAHRDALPENWEASIYHLAVQIRGGYEGMQIALPSEYMPVVPMENLAQRLLELARNIQPRQVAKSPRGPKVLKAKAWVQGTAVHAHVSTDRVIKAAKTKRP, from the coding sequence ATGGCCAAACTTGCCTTGGAGCAGGCCATTGCGCCGGAGTGGGTCGATCAGGTTTTCGAGGAGCACCGCCAACGGCAGTATTCTCGCGAGCTGCTGTTCTCGACCATTATCAAGTTGATGTCGCTTGTTTCATTGGGCTTGAAGCCATCGCTGCATGCTGCGGCAAGACAACTGGACGACCTTCCCGTCAGCCTGGCAGCTCTGTACGACAAGATCAGTCGAACCGAACCTGCCCTGTTGCGTGCTCTGGTGACAGGCTGCGCGCAGCGCTTGGCGCCGACAATCCATGAGTTGGGCTGCTCAGCCATGCTTCCTGATTGGCAAGTTCGGGTGGTCGATGGCAGCCACTTGGCCTCTACCGAAAAGCGTCTTGGCGCGTTGCGCCAAGAGCGCGGAGCGGCTCGCCCCGGGTTTTCGGTGGTGGTTTACGACCCCGACCTGGATCAGGTAATTGACCTCCAGCCGTGCGAGGACGCCTACGCAAGCGAACGAGTTTGTGTTTTGCCGTTGCTGGCTGAAGCAAAGACCAATCAGGTTTGGATCGCTGACCGTCTCTACTGCACGCTGCCTGTAATGGAGGCGTGCGAACAGGTGAAGACATCATTTGTCATTCGCCAGCAGGCCAAGCATCCACGCTTGATCCAGGAAGGTGAGTGGCAAGCACCGATGCCCGTCGCCACAGGCACTGTGCGCGAGCAATCCATCGAAGTAAAAGGCGGGCACCGCTGGCGACGTGTCGAGTTAACGCTTCATTCACCAAACGACTCAGGTGATAACAGCTTGATGTTCTGGAGCAACCTGCCCGAGAGCATCAGTGCGCAACAGATCGCAGACTTCTATCGGCGCCGCTGGAGCATTGAAGGGATGTTCCAGCGGTTGGAAGCAATTCTGGAAAGTGAAATTGAAACCCTCGGCAGTCCGCGAGCCGCCTTGCTTGGATTCACCACTGCCGTGCTGGCATACAACGTTCTGGCCTTGCTCAAGCGAAGTGTTGAACAGGCTCACCGCGATGCCTTGCCCGAGAATTGGGAAGCCTCGATCTATCACTTGGCGGTGCAGATCAGAGGGGGTTACGAAGGCATGCAGATTGCCCTGCCATCCGAGTACATGCCCGTTGTTCCGATGGAAAACCTGGCTCAGCGCCTGCTGGAGCTGGCCAGAAACATCCAGCCCAGACAGGTTGCGAAAAGCCCACGAGGCCCCAAGGTGCTCAAAGCGAAGGCCTGGGTGCAAGGGACGGCTGTACATGCTCATGTTTCGACGGATCGGGTCATCAAAGCCGCCAAAACCAAAAGACCTTGA